Sequence from the Anaerolineales bacterium genome:
GCCCATTGGATGCATTGGATGGCGCCCTGGCGCGTCTGCGGGACGAGCCATCCCCTTTCGGGGCTTTCCTCGACTCGGTAACCGACCGCTATTCGGAACTGTTCATCTTCGGCGGATTGATGCTCTATTACGTGCAACGCGGGGATTGGCTCTGGGCTAGTGTGGTGTACGCCGCGGCTGCGGGTTCGGTTCTCGTTTCCTATACCCGCGCCCGTGCGGAAGGCGTCGGTTTCATGGCCAAGTATGGGCTGCTGACGCGCGCCGAGCGTTTTGTCATCCTGATCCCCAGTTTGATTTTCAACTTTGCAGAGATCGGTCTTGCACTGATCGCGATCTTCGCTAATTTTACGGCCCTACAGCGCATCTATCACGTCCGTCAACAAGCTCGAGATTGACAATTCGACTTTCGAGGTTCTTATGATCACTATCGACGCGCAAGGCATTCACATCGGTATCCTCTACTTCCGTTTCTACGGCATGATCATCATGTTCGGAGCGGTCATGGCGGCGTGGCTGGCACAGCGCATGCTGCGCAAGATGGGCCAGGATCCGGAAATGGTCTGGGATGGCTTTTTCTGGGTCATCATATTCGGCATCATCGGTGCCAGAATCTATCACGTGCTGACCCCCTCGAAATACTCTGGTATCACGACCGAGTACTACCTGCATCATCCGCTGCAGATTTTGAAGATGTGGGACGGCGGACTGGGCATGCCGGGTGCGATCATCGGCGGCGCAATAGGGATTTACATCTTCGCCAAACGACGGGGAATTTCCTTTGCCATGCTGCTGGATGCGGCTGCGCCGGGCGTCGCGCTGGCGCAAGCTATCGGCCGCTGGGGCAATTTCGTCAACCAGGAGCTGTACGGGCAACCGACCGACGTGCCGTGGTGCATCAAGATCGATCCGGCTCATCGTCTTCCGGGATACGGAGAGTTCGATTGTTTTCATCCCCTTTTCCTGTACGAGTCGATCTGGAACTTGCTGAATATGTTTTTTCTGCTGTGGCTGTTCCGCAAGTACCGGAAGAATCTCATCAATGGGGACCTGTTCCTGGTTTACATGATTACTTACCCGATCGGACGATTCCTGCTGGAATATCTGCGTCTGGATTACGTTCAGATCGCAGGTATCAATTTCAACCAGGCGTTGATGCTCGTCGTGGCGATCCTGGTGGCCTCCTTTCTTGTCATCCGTCATCGTCGAAAGCCGAAGACAACCTGAGTCGATTTCCTTTCCAGCTTCGCGCACGTGTCGGAGATCGTCCTTCATTGGGTTGAAAATTGGTCTCCTTCACAAGTACGCTCAATGCAGCCGTACGTAGTTAAAATGGGACGTTCTACCCGATTGTGAGCGTTTCTCCATGCTGATATACTTCATCGCACAGGATATGTACCGGCGATGATTGAGACGTTTAATTTAACCAAGCGTTTTGGAGACCTGACGGCGGTCGACGATCTCTGTCTCCGGGTTGAACCCGGAGAAGTGTTGGCGCTGCTCGGACCGAACGGTGCCGGGAAGACGACCGCCATTCGCATGA
This genomic interval carries:
- a CDS encoding CDP-alcohol phosphatidyltransferase family protein, with protein sequence MQVDDTARAEKPTLTDMLRVRFKGVVDPAARFIGRLGITPNMLTLTGLAGNIVAAFFLSRGELLVGGLIILLVGPLDALDGALARLRDEPSPFGAFLDSVTDRYSELFIFGGLMLYYVQRGDWLWASVVYAAAAGSVLVSYTRARAEGVGFMAKYGLLTRAERFVILIPSLIFNFAEIGLALIAIFANFTALQRIYHVRQQARD
- the lgt gene encoding prolipoprotein diacylglyceryl transferase, which codes for MITIDAQGIHIGILYFRFYGMIIMFGAVMAAWLAQRMLRKMGQDPEMVWDGFFWVIIFGIIGARIYHVLTPSKYSGITTEYYLHHPLQILKMWDGGLGMPGAIIGGAIGIYIFAKRRGISFAMLLDAAAPGVALAQAIGRWGNFVNQELYGQPTDVPWCIKIDPAHRLPGYGEFDCFHPLFLYESIWNLLNMFFLLWLFRKYRKNLINGDLFLVYMITYPIGRFLLEYLRLDYVQIAGINFNQALMLVVAILVASFLVIRHRRKPKTT